CTTTTGCGTTTTCTTGTTAAATACGGTCCATTTCCCCGTTTTCCTGGCTGCCCATGAAGTCGTTTTGTGGTTGGCGGCTGTCGTTAACAGAATGTTTGGGTTTTGCAGCTGGAGACTGTGTTCTGATGCGGCCCTCGGACACGTCGAAGCCGCCTTACGTGGCGCGCGTGGAGAAGATCGAGCAGGACAACAGGAGCAACGTGAAGGTGCGTGTGAGGTGGTACTACCGGCCAGAAGAGTCGATTGGTGGTCGGAGACAGTTCCACGGGGCTAAGGAACTGTTCCTCTCCGACCACTACGATGTGCAAAGTGCACACACCATTGAGGGCAAGTGTGTTGTGCACTCTTTTAAGAACTACACCAAGCTTGAGAATGTGGGTGCTGAGGATTACTATTGTAGATTCGAGTACAAGGCCGCCACCGGGGCTTTCACCCCTGACCGTGTTGCTGTGtgagtttttccctttttgaaaaaaatatgttttttcccTCAAATTATCCAGAAAGTTCGATTTTGGTAGTGCCTATGagaatttaatacattttttggtttttccatTTTAGTTTAgcaaaaacagaaaacacatGTGTTTTGTACCtgcttttagtctctataaagATTTAATacgtttttagtttttacttttcaaGAGGATCAAATGTTTTTAGCACCTGGTTAGGGAGTGAAGGGAAACCCCCGCAATTTTGCAAATGTAGAGACTAAAAacctattaaatttttatagggagtaaaattgaattgagatattttgagggattaaaaacatattttactatttttttaatattttttgaggTTATTGATTGTGGGGATGGGGATTTTGGGTTTTGGAACTGATGgggcttttctttttttcttttcttgaactttttttgtgGTTTGTGTTTTGAAGGTATTGCAAATGTGAGATGCCTTATAACCCGGATGATCTCATGGTACAATGTGAAGGGTGCAAGGATTGGTAAGACTCGGTGTATTCTGCTTTACTTTGTTGTGTTATTGTGTTTGGAGTTTGGATTTTGCTTATTTAGGTGTTTGTTTATGTATGTGGAATTTGAGAATTAGATGTTATTTACTGGATTGAATGGCTTATGTGATTCCAGCACCTGCAGAATGAGCGCCCTAAAGgtgttaaagagttttaaaggTCAATTTTGGTAGTTAAATGAGAAGGGAAATGGTTGAGTTGTGACAACAAGAAGCTCATGGAAAATGTAAGATGTCTCCCATGGTCCAATAATTGTCCTGAAACTAAAAGAACCCTATCTTGACCTATGCAAGGTTTTTGCATGTTAGTCTTGAAAAAGCATTTTACTTGTGCAATAAAAAAAACCTGAGAAGGAGAGAGTGAATTTTATTTAAGGATTCTACTCAGCAAAAAATTCAGCGATGGATGAATTTTATCTCTGGCTGAAAGGGCCATTGTGTTTGTGTGTGGCTGTTGTTATTGTGACTATTGGTTCTGTTGTTTCTGATATCCGATATATGTGTAAGCCAATATAAATTGAATGATGCAGAGGCTTATTCTGTCCATTGATTGGTTTCACAGTGGTGATGAAAATTATACTCAGATATGTTTTTTATATCAATGTTTATGTAATATTGGGGATGCAAATTTTGGTGCACTCATGGCATCGACTCTTAACTTTGTtgacatcaattttttattaattgtgaaGAGTGCTAAATACAATGAGTGTTCAAAGAATCGTCCTATTGTGGATTTCCATATCTATGTCACCATATATTTTATAGAACACATATTTCAATCTTTGTAGGTTTCTTGTAGGTACCATCCTGCTTGCATGGGCATGACTATTGAAGAAGCAAAGAAACTAGATCATTTTGTATGTTCTGAATGTTCATCTGATGATGATATGAAGAAACCCCAAGCTACATTTTCTGCATCACTGGGAGCTGATGGCAAGGTGATTTGTTGCatccattttcaaataattactACTGTTCTTATTACTTATTGTTCCCATTATATGACTAAGGCATTGattttctattaatttgttttccctTGGCAATGATATAGGGAGGGGAGTGGGGACACACATCGATGAAAAAGAATTGACTGATTTAACATATGGTGTTGCATCTAGAGTTTGATGggaaaaattgattatttttcttgaaaatatttACCCTTGTTGAACCTAGTTTTGAAATTGGCCATACATGGCAGCTAGTTTTTCACCAGTTAGCatggatttcttttttttctatatagttGCAAAACCAAGAAGACATTGGTGTTTTGATTGAGACACATGCAAAAGTACGAGACATGTGTATGTTAACCAATATCATGTGCCATCATGTGCACTTCTCTTGTTTTGATACCTAACTTTGCACTGttcattcttattttcttctttgcttTGCTTAATCTGAAACAATGTGGACactatttgaattcaaatacgTTGCAATTTGCAAACAGTAATTAGTTCAAACTGCGGGACAGCTACAAGTAATATACAGATATGGGTGCCTATTTTTGTCTGACAGACATGGTTTCTTTTGCTAATCATTGTGAATACTTTGACGGTTGCAACTAGTTTGTTGGAGATATAGATTTATCAATGATGTTTATAGCCTTTGCTATATTGATTTCCTTATGATTATCATACATATTCTGATATTCACTTCGGTTGATGCTTTTCTTCACCAAATAAATCTGAATCCTTTTTTgctgtgttttcttcactataTATAACTCATCTGCATTTTCTGAGTTAAGTCAACATATACTCAGGTTCCTGGTGAGCCCTAAATGTGACACTATA
Above is a window of Glycine soja cultivar W05 chromosome 12, ASM419377v2, whole genome shotgun sequence DNA encoding:
- the LOC114380365 gene encoding chromatin remodeling protein EBS-like isoform X3, which encodes MAKTRPGRKDVDSYTIRGTSKIVRAGDCVLMRPSDTSKPPYVARVEKIEQDNRSNVKVRVRWYYRPEESIGGRRQFHGAKELFLSDHYDVQSAHTIEGKCVVHSFKNYTKLENVGAEDYYCRFEYKAATGAFTPDRVAVYCKCEMPYNPDDLMVQCEGCKDCTCRMSALKVLKSFKGQFW
- the LOC114380365 gene encoding chromatin remodeling protein EBS-like isoform X1; the protein is MAKTRPGRKDVDSYTIRGTSKIVRAGDCVLMRPSDTSKPPYVARVEKIEQDNRSNVKVRVRWYYRPEESIGGRRQFHGAKELFLSDHYDVQSAHTIEGKCVVHSFKNYTKLENVGAEDYYCRFEYKAATGAFTPDRVAVYCKCEMPYNPDDLMVQCEGCKDWYHPACMGMTIEEAKKLDHFVCSECSSDDDMKKPQATFSASLGADGKLTSGRKYMRSEHKVLEVMT
- the LOC114380365 gene encoding chromatin remodeling protein EBS-like isoform X2 — its product is MAKTRPGRKDVDSYTIRGTSKIVRAGDCVLMRPSDTSKPPYVARVEKIEQDNRSNVKVRVRWYYRPEESIGGRRQFHGAKELFLSDHYDVQSAHTIEGKCVVHSFKNYTKLENVGAEDYYCRFEYKAATGAFTPDRVAVYCKCEMPYNPDDLMVQCEGCKDWYHPACMGMTIEEAKKLDHFVCSECSSDDDMKKPQATFSASLGADGKVEPKRRKR